AACACAAATTTGAATGTTTTGTTCATATTTCTTTCCCTAGCAAGTCTTAAAAGTGATCTGGTGCCAGAAACTCCAAAAGCATTCTGCGCAAAAAACAACTATTGCCAATTTATGTCATTCAGACTTATGCCATAGACCAAAGATACACGGCCTTTTGTTCCGTGCTTTCAGAAAATAGCCTATTTGTTTGCTGAATGTTAGTTTCTTTTTCTTGTATACGACATGAAGAATTACGAAGAGTATATAGGAGATCACATACCAGAAGCGATCTCGGTATTCGGGGGCGGTGATATGATAGTTTTATTGTTTAGCTACACAACATGACTACCACTTATCTCTCATCTAcacatattatatcattttaacaagCCCAGCGGCGTCAGGAGGAATTATTTTGTTCACCATCTACTTCATATCTCATTATCATTAACTGTGTTCCATAAATTGCGCCGACGTTGGTACGTTTGATGTGTCTCTAATGTTTTcgttattttgtatttacagtataaaaCGCTTGGAGAGAAAGTATTACAAGACAACAATTGTAAACAAGTGACATTGAATCTGCCTCGATTCGAAAAACCAAACATGTCCGGCGAAGCCAGAACACCGACCCCATTACTGCTCCGACAGGATTCGTCATTCACATCCGCGGACTCGAGGGACTATTTGTGTAACAATGGACACATAAGAAGGACTGACATTGTTTAGCGAAATCAATGTTGCTTTGTTTATGGTAATGCTCTCCGTAAGTCGAGTGAAGACAGAAAATGAGTCATGTCACTTTGTTTTGACAAATGTTCTCATTTGTTAAACTGCCTCGGTATTGAAAGGAGAGGGATATTCAGTCTGAATATCCAAAAAACGCGGAGCGACTTCCGTTGTCGTTTCAAAACCGGCATTGCATGTGGTAGTCAGCAGCAGTTATAGAATATTGCAGAAATGAATCCGTCCACTCTACCACAGAAAATGGGCATTGTGGCCATATAGCTTGTGCCTTTCACGTCACTTCAGCAAGAAAATAAAATGGCAGGGGGCAACAAAGCCTAGCatttgatagagatgtatgataTGCTGATATGCACTCGAGGAAGGAAGAATGAGCGTTTGAGATTAGTACGATCTGCTACCAGGCAATACACAACCCCTGGTAGGCTAATGTGAAGAATGTGTGGCTATCAAATGTATAGTAACAAAGTGTGTGGAAACATCAACAATGATATGCTGAATATATGGAACCATCAGGCGTggtgtactgtaaaccaactgatATTCGTGAGAGATTAAATTTCGCGAAGTTGGCTAGCGTTACAAATCGAGAAAATGCATCGTCGCGTATATCATTTAAAACAGATAGTGTAAATGTAGAATCAAGTCCAGTAGTGACATTAAATCAACGCGATTAACGACAATAAATCAACGTGAATAACGACAATAAATCAACGCGAATTACGACAATACATTAACGcgaataatgacaataaatcaCCGCGAATAACGACAATAAATAAACGCGAATAACGACAATAAATCACCACGAATAACGACAATAAATCAATGCGAATAACGACAATAAATCACCGCGAATTACGACAATAAATCAACTCGAATCACGAATTGAAATCAACAGAAACAAATGCGTAGAAATGATTAACAAATAATTGTCcggaaaataagttggttttcAGTATTAAAAGATCAAAGCTGTTTGAAAATGGATTGAAGGAGTATCTTATACTTTGTTTCGAAATTGGTGTCAAGAAAAGAGATGGAATGAGAAAGAAAAAATGTCTAATGTCTGATTAAAGTTTGCAGACGTATAGTATACTATCGACTATGCCGTCCAGTCGACGGTGCTACGTCTTTTACCGATTTATACTAGACCCCATCTTACAACACACGCATTTACGTCACTGGAAATATCTACCTCAATATAAGCAGtgtatttgatgaaatatattattatattaatgtttttgaCTTTATATATTGAATTTGTCATAACATGTATGTAGTCTGTTGTGTATTCATGTGTGTCCCAATTGGGACACTTAATTTTCTCCTGGCGTCATAATAAAATCTTCAATGTAGAAAACTTGTCCTTCTTGTTCATACATCGTTTGACAGAATATTACCTGGGTATTGCTAATTAACGCAATAATTAACACCACCAAAAAGGAAATAATATTGAAAGCAAAATTGAAGGCATTTAAGATTTGTTAATTAGTGTTATCATGATAAATTAGGGTCTTGAAAAATGTTTTCAGTAGTCCCCTTGACTTTATactatattttatgttgttttaacaACAATCATAAAAGCATCGGGGAAAACATGTGTACAGGAAAAAATCGGACATTGGACTAAGGAAGCGTAAAGAGAATAGCTACGACTTGTAGAGAGTATTTTTCATTAAGTTGTTGGTATCTTTTATAAATATGATACTTTTAAATTAgatgtttttaatattcaaataaaaagaataaagaaattgttcATATCGGTCAAGCCATTATCATATTGCACAAGAATACAAGATTACAAGAATAATATTTTCGTAAAATGCATAAGCTCGTTGTCGGTTGTACAAAAtagaatatttaaataaaaatttgaaaaacacaGTTGGATTATATCAATACAAAGATAGTAATTGTTACAGTTAGCTCACGAAAattcttcattattttttcttgtcTTGGAAGATATTCAAGAGATGGTATTAACAACTAATGTAGATAGTGGTCACAAACTACTGCCTTAAATTATAGCATAATCGATTCATTCgttcaaaaacattttgaaaacgcATTTCAACTAGTTCTGCATCATCTTTCGAGGATCTACCATGTCGTTTCCAGAAGGATCCATTATATTTCCTGCTGTACAAATTCATTAATAAcccaacacaacacaaacaatcGTACAATATACGACTGAAgacatataaaatgaaaaatatgtgcTAAGGACGAAAAATGAGAGCAAATACGTGGGAAGGCACCTTAAAACTCTGTATCATATTGATACTGGGGAATCTCTTCAGACTTCGAGCATATTGTTGTTTAGTTTCACACAGGTGGCGACAACTCCGTGTTTGATTAAAGTTGAAATAAGGTCAACCGCAAATTAAGCAAATGGAAATGCCTTCTGATTAAAAAACGGACATTTTGATTGGCtgctaaaataaaatacaattcaaggtcaaatttaactAGAATACTTGATGGAAAATACTGAAATTAGTCATAAAAATTTGTATTCATTTCAATAGAAATAATTTGTGAATGATAActcaagaaaacaaaattatattgttttcCCTCGAATAAAAGAGtaattgaaatacaaatacaCATCATCGCACAGTAAACGGGGTacattattcaaatatttaacaatttctTTATACTcctaatatttattaatataataatatattactATATTAAGTTTTTCAAAGGAATGATCAATTCTTTAGTATAGAAAAAGAATAACAAAATGaagtttcatatttttttttagaaaaaaatcaaattctaTGGAAAGATAAAAGAATATCCCCTGACGACTGTGCCTTGCTGAGGGGAAACATACAGATGAGTATAGGAATAACATAACCGAATACGATAACCAAATAAATTACAGCACGCATAAAGGAGTATGTTTACTATAAAATCAGCCTACAAAAATTCCAGGATAATGTGGAAACACATTTGTCGAGGTTCCAGCGGAAGTGACGTCGTTCATCAGATCGTATGCCAAGTGTAACCAGAAGGCCTCCCGTGTAGCATACATGTGTGTGTCAACTCTACTTTTAGTGTCAAAGTCAATGTATCGTTTTTGGTCAATGTCATACTTCGGCCATGCTGGGCTGTTTGTCAAGGTCATCGGTAAATTAGGATtcctgaaaatatattaaagaaaaaataaaactataattgtaattgtaattttgttcaaatagcTTGGAAAAAAGTAAAGAAGAATACTCTTGATTTGTGACATAAAACAtctcttttttcatttttgtgtcCTTCTTATGATACGCAGTATTTGTACCGTATAACGCCTCCTCAGAAAAGttcatattatcaataaagGTATAATTTACGACATTTTTGACATTTGCTTGTAGATAGGCGAAGTATGTCTTTCATTGTTCCAAAAACATAACACGCACAGCtagacttcattttttttatcttaatttattacttttttaattGATCAGACCTTAAAAATGGTTTAAAGGGCTAGCGAAAATTTCCAACAGTACCATTTACCGACATAACATAATGAAGCAGTCAACGAACGTATTGTGCTTTCACCAAATGCAACAAAACGTGTGATATCAGTTAGGGAAACCCTCAATAATTTCCATCATATTACCGACATTAAATTGAATGTATTCTGTtgtttgtattaatgctatATACTAAAACGGAACCAACTCACCCTGTCTTGGCAAAGTTTGTCCAATACGTCATAACCTTGGAAGATAACATCACCTCATCTTGATTTAAATGGTCTGGATATTTCATCGCCTTTTTCATCGTTCCTTCAGGGAAGCCAAAAACGTACGGTATCTCGTCTCCATGCCCAGCCCCCTTCACCAGGTCAGATGAATTACTGTATGAGGATTGATGAGTAAACTGGAAAAGGTAAGTGGAAGAGCTGTTTGAAATGTCTGCGTGAGTACGAGCTGTAAACAAAGAAGGCATAAAGAAGAAATGATCTGAGGATATATCTACGAGATTGTGTAGATATGTCCTGTTGCGGATGAACGGCTGGTACCAGTCATTATAAAGAAACGCCGCGACTTTGCTAAGTTCGACGGATGTCTTTCCTAATCGGTCTGCAAGTATTAATGGAATAACAGTTTCCTCTAGGACTTCACGATGAGTCTTTGATGGAGATATAGCTTTGATGTTCTGCAGGAATGGTAACAGTGATGCGGAGGTAATGAAAGCGCCATCCCCTCGGTTGATTCCAGTCATGACGTCGATTTCCGAAAACCATTCTTTTACCGATTGGGGCATGTTATTTTTGGGCCCGAAAGCTGCAAGGGAATCAAAGGAaactatttcattatcaatcaCTGGTGCAAACTCCGTCCTGAACAGTGTCTCCTTCAGTGTACCGACCCTCGAGTGGTCGATGATCTCCTGAAAACTCTTTCCTTTCAGACAGGTTACAACCGCTGCGGTGGTTATCAAATCTGGGCAACCCAATGATCTCCCCATTTGTATCGTGTATTTGGCCAAATTATCACGACTTTGAAATGCCCATGCGCTATTTGGACTCCCGCTTTGAGATATGATCCTCCTGAATAACCCTCGATTTCCAGGGTACATTGCTTGGTACACAGAACTTGCTGCACCGGCGGATTCACCAAACAAAGTCACTTCCTGTGGATTCCCGCCAAAAGCACCAATGTTATTGTGCACCCATTGAATGGCTAAATGTTGATCCCACAGACCATAGTTACCTTTTGTTTCGTCATCATGCGTTGCTAGGAAACCTAAAGGACCGAGCCTGTAATTTATTGTTACAACAATAACTTCACCAAACGCTGCTAGATTTTCCCCTGAGTATATCCCAGACTGTCCAATAGTGTATGCACCACCATGAATCCATAACATCACAGGAAGTTTGctattattggatgaaataaCTTCCggtacaaatatatttaatgtcAAACAGTCCTCGGAAAAAATTGGCTCACCAGGAATCCACATGCTTGCCATGACACTGCTTTGAGGGCATGCAGGTCCGAAATTTAAACCGTCGAATGTTGTTTGAAAATTCGGCTTTGGGACAGGTTTCTTAAATCTCCGGTCACCAACTGGTGGTAGTGCATATGGAATACCTAAATATTTCCAAACCTTTGTACCATGTCCGCTAAAGTTACTCAATCCACTAAAGCCCCTAACGGACCCTACCGATGACGTAACAGTCTTGAGATCACAATGGATCCCACTAACACACACCAGAAATAGTAAACACAGGCACACAACCATGATGTCTACTCGTATACGCTGGTCATCACAAAAATTACAAAGACAGTACGAATTGTATAATACATCAAGGTCAATAGTTCGTGCTTGTACCTCTTATCTACAAGTCACGAGCCTGAAGTGACCGCTGCAATATCAGGAATTCAGAACTTTGTCATGGCATTGTCATAGTATCAAAGGGCTTGACCTTGTTCACGAAAACATAGATGACCTTCACACAATATATATGCAGAAATCtattaatatgttttaaacaGTTTAAGTTACTAAACTATTATGACTACATTTTAACACATTTCCGtaaaaaattctcaaaattctGGCATAAATAAATCTGAGGCATTACTTATAAAAACACAAAtcgatatacaaatgtaccagCAATGATTTAATAggctatatttatatttcccGCACGACTGGTAATGATGTTATACAAACAGAAATGTTATTATAGTTTCACCACTATTCTgatgtatatcagtatttacCTGTTCCAACA
This portion of the Argopecten irradians isolate NY chromosome 6, Ai_NY, whole genome shotgun sequence genome encodes:
- the LOC138326333 gene encoding neuroligin-4, X-linked-like — its product is MVVCLCLLFLVCVSGIHCDLKTVTSSVGSVRGFSGLSNFSGHGTKVWKYLGIPYALPPVGDRRFKKPVPKPNFQTTFDGLNFGPACPQSSVMASMWIPGEPIFSEDCLTLNIFVPEVISSNNSKLPVMLWIHGGAYTIGQSGIYSGENLAAFGEVIVVTINYRLGPLGFLATHDDETKGNYGLWDQHLAIQWVHNNIGAFGGNPQEVTLFGESAGAASSVYQAMYPGNRGLFRRIISQSGSPNSAWAFQSRDNLAKYTIQMGRSLGCPDLITTAAVVTCLKGKSFQEIIDHSRVGTLKETLFRTEFAPVIDNEIVSFDSLAAFGPKNNMPQSVKEWFSEIDVMTGINRGDGAFITSASLLPFLQNIKAISPSKTHREVLEETVIPLILADRLGKTSVELSKVAAFLYNDWYQPFIRNRTYLHNLVDISSDHFFFMPSLFTARTHADISNSSSTYLFQFTHQSSYSNSSDLVKGAGHGDEIPYVFGFPEGTMKKAMKYPDHLNQDEVMLSSKVMTYWTNFAKTGNPNLPMTLTNSPAWPKYDIDQKRYIDFDTKSRVDTHMYATREAFWLHLAYDLMNDVTSAGTSTNVFPHYPGIFVG